Below is a window of Solirubrobacterales bacterium DNA.
CCCGCTCCGAACCGGAAGATGCCTGAGCATCGGGTCGATGCCGGTGCCGCCCTGAAGATGCTTCAGACGGAAATGATGCTGGACGGAGATCCGAACAAGAACCTCGCCACCTTCGTCACCACCTACATGGAGGACGAGGCGAGGCAGGTGATCGCCGAGAACCTGCACCGGAACTACATCGATCACGCCGAGTACCCGCGCACCGCGGAGATCTCGAAGCGCTGCGTGCGAATGATTCATGACCTTTTCAACGGTCCGGGCGACCCCGAGACCCCCGGTACCGCCACGGTCGGTTCCTCCGAAGCAGTGATGCTCGGTGGCCTCGCGATGAAGTGGCGCTGGAAGGAACAGCGCGAGAAGGACGGCAAGTCGGACGCCAGCCCGAACCTGGTCTACGGCGGCGACGTCCATGTGGTCTGGGACAAGTTCTGCCGCTACTTCGACGTCGAGCCGCGCAAGGTCGACATCCCGGTAGGAAAAACCACCGTCGGTCCGGATGAACTCGGCCCACAGATCGACGAGAACACGATCGGCGTGGTCGGCGTGGTCGGCACCACCTTCACCGGTGAATGCGATGACGTCGAGGGTCTGGACCGGCTGCTTGGCGAGCTGAAAAAGGAAAAGGGCCTCGATATCCCGATGCACATCGACGCAGCCTCTGGCGGTTTCGTGTTCCCCTTCTCTCACCCGGACTTCAAGTGGGACTTCCGGCTTGAATCGGTCAGATCGATCAACGTCTCCGGCCACAAGTTCGGGCTGGTCTTTCCCGGGGTCGGCTGGCTGATCATGCGCGATGACGACCAGATCCCGGAGGGAATCGTCTTCTACGAGGACTACCTCGGCGAGAAGGACGCCACCTTCACGCTCAACTTCTCCTGTAGTGCGTCCTTTGTTCTCGCCCAGTACTACATGCTGATTCGCGAGGGCCGCCAGGGGTACGCCTCTCTGGTCCGCGCCATGAACAAGAACCGTGACGCTCTGGCCGAGCGACTGGGCCGGATCGATGCGCTGGAGGTACTGACCAGCGACCGGCCGATCCTGCCGCTGATGATCGCCAAGGTCCGGCCGGAAGAGGGCTTCACCGGCACCGACCTGGTCGGCGATCTCAGCCGTCGCAACGGCTGGCAGGTCCCGGCCTACAAGATGCCGCCGAAGAACGAGGACCAGCAGATTCTCCGCATGCTGATCAAGATCAACCAGACCCGCGAACTGGGTGACGCCCTGGCCGATGACTTCGAGGCTTCGGTCAGCTATCTGCGAGAAAAGGTCGCCGCGGGTGCCAACGTCGGGCCGAAGCCCTTCGTGCACACAGGCCACGGCTACTAGGCGGGCGGGCCGCAGGAACCACCAGCCGCACGCTGGCTTCGTCAGCAGCCGGAAACGAACAGCTCAAGTACCTGAGTACGATCGCTGGCCGTTTCCTTCCGGTTCCTTGCATCCATCCGCTCTGGAGGCCCCGGTGC
It encodes the following:
- a CDS encoding glutamate decarboxylase → MSDHSSGLDRTLAETFFTDPAPNRKMPEHRVDAGAALKMLQTEMMLDGDPNKNLATFVTTYMEDEARQVIAENLHRNYIDHAEYPRTAEISKRCVRMIHDLFNGPGDPETPGTATVGSSEAVMLGGLAMKWRWKEQREKDGKSDASPNLVYGGDVHVVWDKFCRYFDVEPRKVDIPVGKTTVGPDELGPQIDENTIGVVGVVGTTFTGECDDVEGLDRLLGELKKEKGLDIPMHIDAASGGFVFPFSHPDFKWDFRLESVRSINVSGHKFGLVFPGVGWLIMRDDDQIPEGIVFYEDYLGEKDATFTLNFSCSASFVLAQYYMLIREGRQGYASLVRAMNKNRDALAERLGRIDALEVLTSDRPILPLMIAKVRPEEGFTGTDLVGDLSRRNGWQVPAYKMPPKNEDQQILRMLIKINQTRELGDALADDFEASVSYLREKVAAGANVGPKPFVHTGHGY